Proteins from a genomic interval of Caldicellulosiruptor diazotrophicus:
- a CDS encoding NADH-quinone oxidoreductase subunit B family protein: MLFRKALKKSPWIIHYDCNSCNGCDIEILATLTPVYDVERFGIINVGNPKHADILVVSGSVNHRNARVLKAIYEQMPHPKAVVAVGACACSGGIFKECYNTLGGADTVVPVDVYVPGCAPRPEAIMEGILKAAQLLEEKKNMKKGEILYVTKS, from the coding sequence GTGTTATTTAGAAAGGCATTGAAAAAGTCTCCATGGATTATTCACTATGATTGTAACAGCTGCAACGGCTGTGATATAGAAATACTGGCAACGTTAACACCTGTATATGACGTTGAGAGATTTGGAATTATAAATGTAGGTAATCCTAAACATGCTGATATATTGGTTGTGTCAGGCTCTGTTAACCACAGAAACGCAAGAGTTTTAAAGGCAATATATGAGCAGATGCCACATCCAAAGGCTGTTGTAGCAGTTGGAGCATGTGCGTGCTCTGGTGGGATATTCAAAGAATGTTACAATACTCTTGGCGGTGCCGATACAGTTGTTCCTGTTGATGTATATGTTCCTGGCTGCGCGCCACGGCCTGAGGCTATCATGGAGGGAATCTTAAAAGCTGCACAGCTTTTAGAAGAGAAGAAGAATATGAAAAAGGGTGAGATTCTGTATGTTACAAAATCTTAA
- a CDS encoding NADH-quinone oxidoreductase subunit C → MLQNLKELQKEDLRKEVLALKADGYRFVTATCVDLGDGRFDIIYHFDKDYQLTNIRVTIVAEEKVPSISDIYFAAVFVENEIKDLFGIEFENLLIDYEGKFMITEELESPMRKKPAVKVKKGE, encoded by the coding sequence ATGTTACAAAATCTTAAAGAACTTCAGAAAGAGGATTTGAGGAAAGAAGTTTTAGCCTTAAAAGCAGATGGATATAGATTTGTCACAGCAACATGTGTTGATTTGGGCGATGGAAGGTTTGATATAATATATCACTTTGATAAGGATTACCAACTAACAAATATAAGAGTTACTATAGTGGCTGAAGAAAAAGTTCCTTCTATTTCGGACATATATTTTGCAGCTGTGTTTGTTGAAAATGAGATAAAAGATTTGTTTGGCATAGAATTTGAAAATCTTTTGATTGATTACGAAGGAAAGTTCATGATAACAGAAGAGTTAGAATCTCCTATGCGCAAAAAGCCAGCGGTAAAAGTAAAGAAAGGAGAGTAA
- a CDS encoding respiratory chain complex I subunit 1 family protein produces the protein MKEIWITLATVIVAPLVGGVITGIDRKITARMQNRFGPPILQPFYDLFKLFSKETIVVSNTQILYAFLFLVFNIVAVVMFVLKMDLLLILFILAFATTALILGAMATNSPYSRIGAHRELISVLAYEPVLIAMIVAIYFVTGSFNIENILKHSRLLILDLPFIFIAFSYVLTIKLRKSPFDLSTSHHGHQELVKGITTEFAGPVLGLIELGHWYELVLLLLFVWLFFAKNIFVAIAAILICYFLEIVIDNISARLTWKIMLRLTWSVAFGFALVNLIWVYIKYRLL, from the coding sequence GATTACACTGGCAACTGTCATAGTTGCACCTTTAGTTGGTGGAGTTATAACAGGAATTGATAGAAAAATAACTGCGCGAATGCAAAACAGGTTTGGACCGCCTATTCTGCAGCCTTTTTATGATCTTTTTAAACTATTTTCAAAAGAGACCATTGTTGTTTCAAACACTCAGATTTTGTATGCATTTTTATTCTTGGTATTTAACATTGTTGCAGTTGTGATGTTTGTGCTTAAGATGGACCTTCTTTTGATTTTATTTATTCTTGCATTTGCTACAACAGCGCTCATTCTTGGAGCAATGGCAACAAATTCGCCATATTCAAGGATAGGTGCTCACAGGGAATTGATATCTGTACTTGCATATGAGCCTGTTTTAATTGCTATGATAGTAGCAATTTACTTTGTAACTGGAAGTTTCAATATAGAAAACATTTTGAAACACAGTAGATTACTGATTTTAGATTTACCATTTATTTTCATAGCATTCAGCTATGTTTTAACTATCAAACTTCGAAAATCTCCATTTGATTTATCAACTTCACACCATGGTCATCAAGAACTTGTAAAAGGTATTACAACAGAGTTTGCTGGACCTGTTCTTGGCTTGATTGAACTTGGTCACTGGTACGAACTTGTACTTTTACTTCTTTTTGTATGGCTATTTTTTGCAAAAAATATCTTTGTAGCAATAGCAGCAATTTTAATTTGCTACTTTTTAGAGATTGTAATTGACAATATCTCAGCAAGGCTTACATGGAAGATAATGCTACGACTTACTTGGTCAGTAGCATTTGGTTTTGCACTTGTTAATCTCATTTGGGTATATATAAAGTATAGGTTATTATAA